In the genome of Acidimicrobiia bacterium, the window CTGTTCTTCACGGCACTCAAGATTGCGTCGTCGCTCGCCGTGATCGGAGCGATCGTCGCCGAGTATTTCGGGGGTCGGCAGGACGCGCTCGGGCAGTTTATTGTCCAGAACGCGGCCTCGGCGAGGTACACCGAAGCGTGGGCTGCGGTACTCGCGGGAAGTGCCATGGGGATTGCGCTGTACCTGCTGAGCGGAGGTTTCGAGCGGTTTGCCACGCCGTGGCGGCCCGAAGTAGATGTCGTTGGGTAAGGCCAGCGATGGCATGAGAGAGTGAGGAGACTCGATGCAATTGACCAACAGGAAAGGCATGGCTCGGTGGCTTGCAGTGCTGGCCATCGTCGCGGTCATCGCGACGGCATGTAGCAGTGACGACACCGATGCCACCACGACCACGGCAGACGACCAGATGGAGCTGACCCCGGTCAAGCTTCAGATGCAGTGGTTCACCCAGGCCCAGTTCGCTGGGTACTACGCGGCTCTCGCCGAAGGCTATTACGAGGATGCTGGCCTCGATGTCACCATCCTCGAGGGTGGTGTCGACATCGTCCCAGCGACGGTGCTCGATTCCGGTGAAGCCGACTTTGCACTGTCGTGGGCCATCCGTGCCCTCGCACCGCGTGAGGAAGGCGCCGATGTCACGAACATCTCCCAGGTGTTCGAGCGGTCCGCCACACTCCAGGTTTCGTTTGCCGACGCTGGCATTTCGACACCTTCGGACCTCGAGGGCAAGAATGTCGGGAACTGGGGTTTCGGGAACGAAGCTGAGCTGTTCGCGGGGCTCAGGCAGGCGGGTCTCGATCCGTTCGCCGATGTCAACCTTGTCCAGCAACAGTTCGACATGCTGGCGCTGATCTCGGGCGACATCGATGCTGCCCAGGCCATGACCTACAACGAGTACGCGCAGGTCCTCGAGACCGTGAACCCCGACACCGGGGAGCTCTACCAGCCGGAGGATCTCTCCGCGATCGACTGGAACGAGGTCGGCACTGCGATGCTCCAAGATGCCATATGGGCCGACGCGGACCGTCTCGCAAACGATCCCGCGTACCGCGAGACAGCGGTGAAGTTCGTCGAGGCATCGCTTCGGGGATGGGTGTTCTGTCGGGACAACTTCGATGCGTGCGTCCAACATGTGCTCGATGCCGGGCCGACGCTCGGTGAGTCCCACCAGCGCTGGATGCTCAATGAGATCAACAATCTCATCTGGCCGTCCTCGCACGGGATCGGGACGATGGATACGGCCCTATGGGATCAGACCATCAAGAACGCTGTCGACGGGGAGGTGCTCAAGGGAGTGCCGACCGAAGGGGCGTATGTCACCGACATCAATGACGAAGCACTCAAGAACCTCCGGGACGCCGGTGTCGATGTCGACGGCAACGGCTGGACGCCGAAGGAGATCGTGCTGAACGAGGGCGGCAACTAGTAGTCCACTAGCCGCGAACGATGAGGAAGGATGGAACGGGTATGAACCGGATCGAGCCACGACCCGTTGTGGCGTCTGCGCTCCAACCAGCGCCGACGATGACATGGGACGAGGCACTCGTCGAGGCGCATCGATGTCTGATGTGCTGGGACGCACCATGCACGCGGGCATGTCCCACAAGCATCGATGTTCCCCAGTTCATCAAGCGGATATCGACCGGCGACCTCACCGGTTCTGCCCGGACCATCCTGTCGTCGAACATCCTCGGCGCGTCGTGTGGGCGCGTGTGTCCGGTGGAGATGCTCTGCGAAGGAGCGTGTGTCCTCAACGAGCTCCACGAGCGACCGATCCAGATCGGACGCCTCCAAGCCTTCGGAACCGAAGAAGTCGTGTTCGGTGGCCGCCACCTGTTCGAGATCGCGACACCATCGGGGTCCTCGATCGGCATCATCGGAGCCGGGCCAGCTGGCCTTTCCGCGGGAGCCGAGCTCGTCAAGGCCGGACATTCGGTGGTCGTCTACGACGCCAATCCCGACCCGGGGGGTTTGAACACCTACGGCGTCGCGAACTACAAGATGGACATGGCGACCGCGCTGGCCGAGGTCGAGTTCATCCGGGGCCTCGGTGTCGAGCTCCGATCAGGGATCACGGTCGGAGCGGAGGTGTCGTTTGACGAACTGATCGGCCGTCACGACGCCCTCTTCGTGGGTGTGGGCCTCGGTGGTGTCCCCGAGCTCGGCCTTCCGGGGGAGGATCTCGATGGCGTCGCCGACGCTCTCGACTTCATCGCCGAAGTCAGGAGCGGAACGGCAAATGTGCAGGGTGAACGGGTCGCGGTGATCGGCGGGGGGAACACGGCCGTTGACGCCGCAACGCAGGCGGCGATGTCGGGAGCGGCCCGTGTCCACCTCGTCTACCGACGGGGCCGTGCCGAGATGGGCGGCTACCCCCATGATGTCGACCGCGCCCTCGCACAGGGTGTCGAGTTCGTGCACTGGAGCACACCGGTCCGGATCGAAGGATCCGGCTCGGTGGAGGGCCTCACCTGCATCCGCACTGAGATCGCCCCCGACGGTTCCGTCGCCACGATCAACGGCACAGAGTTCTCGATCCCCGTCGACCGTGTGCTTCGGGCAACCGGACAGGCCAAACGAACTGCCTTCCTTGGTGGTCTTCCCGGCGTTGAGATCGACGAACGCGGGAGGGTCATTGTCGACGAGCATCACCGGACCGGCAACACCAGCGTGTGGGCAGGCGGCGATTGTGTCAACGGCGGGAAGGAAGTCGTGAACGCGGTCGAGCACGGCAAGGTTGCCGCACGCAGCATCGACGCCACGCTCCGCGCAAGCTCGCGAGTCTGAGGAGGCACCATGGCAGACCTGTCCGTGAACATCTGCGGCATCGAGTCACCGAATCCGTTCTGGCTCGCTTCGGCCCCACCGACGAACACCGGTGATCAGGTCGCCCGGGCGTTCGACGCTGGTTGGGGCGGTGCGGTGTGGAAGACCCTCGGTGAGCCGATCGAGAATGTCTACAGCCGCTACTCGTCGGTTGATATCAACGGTTCCCGCATGATGGGACTCAACAACATCGAGCTGATCACCGACAGGTCCCTTGAGGTCAATCTGGTAGAGATTGCCGAGGTCAAGCGTCGCTACCCGGACCATGTCGTGATCGTCAGCCTCATGGTCGAATCCGACCCGGACGCGTGGGACACGATCATCAAGCAGGTCGAACAGGCAGGGGCGGACGGTATCGAGCTCAACTTTGGATGCCCCCACGGGATGTCGGAGCGTGGCATGGGGTCTGCGGTCGGTCAGGTCCCCGAATACACCTGTGACATCACGACATGGGCGAAAGCCTCGGCGACCACACCGGTGTTCGTGAAGCTGACCCCCAACATCACCGACATCCGCTACGCGGCGAGGGCAGCCAAGGACGGGGGAGCGGATGCCGTGTCGCTGATCAACACGATCAACTCGATCACCGGCGTCGACCTCGACTCGTTGGTTCCCCGCCCCGTGGTTGGCGACATGTCGAGCCATGGCGGCTACTGCGGCCCCGCCGTGAAGCCGATCGCCCTCAACATGGTCGCGGCGATCGCCGCCGACCCCGAAACGGCGGATCTGCCGATCAGCGGGATCGGAGGTATCCAGACCTGGCAGGATGTCGCGGAGTACATCCTGCTCGGCGCGACGACCATCCAGGTGTGTACCGCCGTGATGCACTACGGCTATCGCATCGTTGAGGGGATGCATGAGGGGCTGTCGAACTACCTCGACGACAAGGGCCTTGCGAGCGTCAGCGACCTCCGCGGCAGGTCGGTGGATCGGCTCACGACCTGGGAGAACCTCGACATCAACTTCGTCCTCAAGGCAAACATCGACCATGACAAGTGCATCGGGTGTGGGCTCTGCTACATCGCATGCGAGGACGGTGCCCACCAAGCCATCGGTTCCAAGCCGACGGAGGACGGCAAGACCGAGGTGTGGATCAAGTACGACGATTGTGTCGGCTGCAATCTGTGCAGCCTTGTCTGCCCGGTCAAGGACTGCATCACCATGGTGCCGCAAGATGTCGGAGCGACCTCGATGACCTGGGTGGAGTACACGAGCGACGCTCCCCCCGGCGACCTCTACCCGAGGCCGAAGCACGGCCTCACCATCGGAAGCTGATCCGCGTACCCAGGGTTGGCGGACCACCAAAAGGGTGGATTCGGGCCCACAGAAGCGTTCGATGCACAGCCAGCGGGACACTTGGTGATCATGGGGTGATCGGGCGTGCGAGGCCTTCGACGACCCGGACCGACGGCATCCGGGCGAACACCTCGGGATCGACCTTCACCTTCATGTCGCGCGTCCCCCCACCGACAACGACCCAAGTGGGGTCGAGCACGGCAGCATCGACCAGCACCGGAAGATCGGTGGGGAGGCCGAACGGAGTGACGCCGCCCATCACCATGCTGGTGACCTCAGCTGACACCTCGGGGGCAGCGAACGACACCTTCTTGACGCCCATTTCGCGTCGTGCCACGCCGTTGACATCGAGCCGGTCCGTCGCGAGCACCAGACACGCTGCGTAGACATCTGGGGGGCGTTTGGACGCAAGCACGATCGCGTTCGCCGAGTGATCGGGCGCGATGTCGTACGCCTCGCAGAATGCCGCGGTGTCGGCAAGGTCGGGGTCGCACTCCATGATGTCGAAGTTGGCCTTCAGGTCCACGAGGGCGTCGATCACTCGTCGCCGGAGGGATTCCGTCACGGGCTGTCCCCCATGCACACACCAAGAGCCCGCGCCGTGCGAATCCACGGATGATCCTGCGGGACGAGGTGCACCTTGCCAGCGACCTCGGTGAGCGGCACGAGCGCGACATCTTCGCCGCGCGAAGCGACCATGACCCCCGTCGTCCCGCTTGCGATGGTTGCCGTGGCAGCGACGCCGAGTTTGGTGGCGACAACCCGGTCCATCGGTGAGGGAGCACCCCCTCGCTGAACATGTCCAAGAATCGTGACACGCGACTCGAGGCCTGTCAGATCCTCGAGTTCTCGTGCGATCTCGACGGTGGTCTTGCGCTCATCGAGGAGCTGCTTGACCGCCTCATCGCGCGCTGGTGATTCGGGGACCGCAGCGATCATCTCCGTCAGCCGTTTCGAGATGGCCCCCTCGGCTACCGCGACGACCGAGAAGGTGGAACCGGCAGATCGGCGCATCGAGATGGCGTCAGCGATCGCATCCACCGAATACGGAATCTCGGGAATCACGATGACATCGGCACCTCCGCTCAGTCCAGCGCCGAGGGTGAGCCAACCCGCGTTGTGGCCCATGATCTCGACGACGATGATTCGGTGGTGGCTGTGTGCCGTTGAATGCAGGCGGTCGACGGCCTCGGTAGCGATGCCGAGCGCGGTGTCGAATCCGAGGCTGTCATCGGTTCCATACAGGTCGTTGTCGATCGTCTTTGGCAGCGTCACGATCGGCATGCCCTTCTCCGAGAGCCGAAGGGCGTTCTTGTGGGTGCCGCCGCCTCCGATGCACACCAACGCATCCAAACCGTGGTGGTTGAACGAGTCGAGCATCGCGTCGGTCATGTCCATGACCTTGTCTCCGACACGCATTCGGTGGGGTTTGTCGCGTCCGCATCCGAGAATCGTCCCCCCGGAGGTGAGAATCCCGGAGAGGGTGTCCTTGTCAAGTCGAACGATGCGGTTTTGCATGAGCCCACGGAAGCCGTCGCGAAAGCCGATCACATTCCACCCGTACTGGTGGATCGCCGACTTGCCGATGGCGCGAATGGCAGCGTTGAGCCCGGGGGAGTCACCGCCCGCAGTCAAGATGCCGATGCTCTGTGTCACGCAACCCTCCGTGGTCGCCGCGGAGCCACCCTACATGGGTGCGGTGGCAGCGAAACTGTGGCTGCGAACCGTTCATCGCGGCTGCTCCCACCGTGAGAACCTTCGCGACATCCGCTAGGTTCGGATCGATCGCGGATGTTTGGAGATTGTGATGCTGATGACCATGACGATGCACAACGCGAGGTCCCTGAAGGGACCGATCACATGACCATCGTAGCCCACGCCCATTCGGGACCCAAGATGTCGGGGTGGATCCGGACAGGACTCGTGCCGTTTCTGCTTGCGAGCCTCGTGCTCAGTGGTTGCGGCGGTGGGGATGATGGCGCGGGAGCAGCCCCCGGCTCAACCGCGGGTGGTGACAACGCGGGATCGGCGTCCGGCGGCCAAGTCGTCGATGTGCAAGCACCGGGAAAAGCATCCGTCTCGGTCGATGGACAGGAATTCAACCTGACGATGTCCCCGGCGTTGGAATGCACCATCGCGCCCGACACCATCACCTTCGCCTTCTGGGTCGGGGACAACAGCACCACCCTCGGCGGTGGAGCCAACCTCTACGATGACGGATGGCTCGGCAACCTTCGCTTGGCGACGGTCGACGACGAGGGCCTGCCCGTCTCGTACTACCCCGATGACACGGCGATGGACAGTGGCATCGCCGTCGATGGTGACAGCATGTCGTTCTCAGGTCCGATGTTGATGCAGCCGCCGAACGACGGGACCAACCCGCCCCCGGTCGCGGTAGGCGACGGGACGATCAGCGTCACCTGCGGATAGGGTTCACTGCGCGCATCCGCGCCCGCGGATGTCGGGTGTCACAGTCCCGTGGCGCTTCTCGATCCAGAGCCCCGCGGTGGGGTGCGACGAACAGTTGTGGCGTCGGTGACACGCGGTGGTACGATGCTCCTACGGAGAAAGGAGGTGGTCCAGGAATGTGTAGTTCTTGCAGGACCCCGGAGGTGGCCGAGCGCTAGCCGGCCAGCTGTGACCAGCGAGGTCGTGCTCCTCTTCGTGAGGTAGGTAGCGACTTCAACTCGGACCACCGGAACCCGGAGATCCGCACGACGGTCCCGTGCGGCGGCGCACCCGCCGAAGATGCTCCGGGTTCTTTCGCGCCCGGCTGCATTGTGGTTACAATGGACACATGTGGGGAATCCTCCTCGGGCTCGGCATCGTTGTCCTGCTCGTCATCTTGGTTATCAGCATCTACAACCGTCTGGTTGGCCAACGCAACCGGGTCGACAACGCCTGGGGCCAGATCGAAGTACAGCTCCAGCGGCGATATGACCTGATTCCGAACTTGGTGGAAACGGTCAAGGGCTACGCATCCCACGAGCGTGAGACCTTCGAACGCGTGACCAAGGCAAGAGCTGCGGCAGCAGCGGCCGAAAGCCCCGCCGATCAGGCCCAAGCCGAGAACTTCCTGACATCGGCGTTGCGCCAGCTGTTCGCCGTGGCCGAGGACTATCCCGAGCTCAGAGCGTCGGAGAACTTTGCAAGTCTCCAAGCCGACCTGACGGACACCGAGAACAAGATCGCCGTCGCCCGGCAGATCTACAACGACACCGTGCTCATGTACAACAACACGGTTCAGCAAGTTCCATCCAACATCGTTGCCTCGATGACCGGCTTCAAGACCCGTGAGCTCTATGACGCGCCGGATGCCGCCGATACCGCTCCCGAAGTCGCCTTCTAGCGGGGTGCGGAACCGAACTCCGTTCGGATTCGTCGCGGTTCTCGTCGCCGTCGTCATGCTCGTCCTGCTTCCGGCAGGAGCTGCGTTCGCGAAGTCCTTCTGGATCGATGCTGCCGACATCGTCGTGACTGTCAACGATGACGGTTCCCTCGCTGTCGTCGAGTCGATCACCTTCGATTTCGACGGCAGCTTCACCGGCGCCTACCGTGACATCCGGCTTCGTTCCGGTGAGGTCGTCGGTGACATCGTCGTTTCCGACGCTGGCGGGGAGTACACGCTGGGCGGTTGCACTTCCCTTGGTTGCTCATCCCCTCCCGGAACCTACGGCGTCGAGATCCACCCGTCGTTTGTGCGGGTGGTTTGGCACCATTCGTCCATCGACACGCTCCGAACCTTCACGCTCGCCTACACGATGACGGGTGTTGCCACGGCATACGACGATGTGCTCGATGTCAATCTCCAGGTCTGGGGTGACCAGTGGGCGGTCGGTGTCAACGACCTGACGGCTCGGATCGTGATCCCGGGGTCACCGACCGCGGGGGAGGTGCTCGTGTGGGGCCATCCGTACGATATCGACGGTGAGACCACCCTCGGCGACGACGGTGTCTCACCCGCGTTGTCGGCGCACGACATCCCAGCCGAGCGATGGGTCGAGCTCAGGGCCGTGTTCCCGGTCGACCTGCTGT includes:
- a CDS encoding ABC transporter substrate-binding protein — encoded protein: MQLTNRKGMARWLAVLAIVAVIATACSSDDTDATTTTADDQMELTPVKLQMQWFTQAQFAGYYAALAEGYYEDAGLDVTILEGGVDIVPATVLDSGEADFALSWAIRALAPREEGADVTNISQVFERSATLQVSFADAGISTPSDLEGKNVGNWGFGNEAELFAGLRQAGLDPFADVNLVQQQFDMLALISGDIDAAQAMTYNEYAQVLETVNPDTGELYQPEDLSAIDWNEVGTAMLQDAIWADADRLANDPAYRETAVKFVEASLRGWVFCRDNFDACVQHVLDAGPTLGESHQRWMLNEINNLIWPSSHGIGTMDTALWDQTIKNAVDGEVLKGVPTEGAYVTDINDEALKNLRDAGVDVDGNGWTPKEIVLNEGGN
- a CDS encoding NAD(P)-dependent oxidoreductase; the encoded protein is MNRIEPRPVVASALQPAPTMTWDEALVEAHRCLMCWDAPCTRACPTSIDVPQFIKRISTGDLTGSARTILSSNILGASCGRVCPVEMLCEGACVLNELHERPIQIGRLQAFGTEEVVFGGRHLFEIATPSGSSIGIIGAGPAGLSAGAELVKAGHSVVVYDANPDPGGLNTYGVANYKMDMATALAEVEFIRGLGVELRSGITVGAEVSFDELIGRHDALFVGVGLGGVPELGLPGEDLDGVADALDFIAEVRSGTANVQGERVAVIGGGNTAVDAATQAAMSGAARVHLVYRRGRAEMGGYPHDVDRALAQGVEFVHWSTPVRIEGSGSVEGLTCIRTEIAPDGSVATINGTEFSIPVDRVLRATGQAKRTAFLGGLPGVEIDERGRVIVDEHHRTGNTSVWAGGDCVNGGKEVVNAVEHGKVAARSIDATLRASSRV
- the preA gene encoding NAD-dependent dihydropyrimidine dehydrogenase subunit PreA gives rise to the protein MADLSVNICGIESPNPFWLASAPPTNTGDQVARAFDAGWGGAVWKTLGEPIENVYSRYSSVDINGSRMMGLNNIELITDRSLEVNLVEIAEVKRRYPDHVVIVSLMVESDPDAWDTIIKQVEQAGADGIELNFGCPHGMSERGMGSAVGQVPEYTCDITTWAKASATTPVFVKLTPNITDIRYAARAAKDGGADAVSLINTINSITGVDLDSLVPRPVVGDMSSHGGYCGPAVKPIALNMVAAIAADPETADLPISGIGGIQTWQDVAEYILLGATTIQVCTAVMHYGYRIVEGMHEGLSNYLDDKGLASVSDLRGRSVDRLTTWENLDINFVLKANIDHDKCIGCGLCYIACEDGAHQAIGSKPTEDGKTEVWIKYDDCVGCNLCSLVCPVKDCITMVPQDVGATSMTWVEYTSDAPPGDLYPRPKHGLTIGS
- a CDS encoding YbaK/EbsC family protein: MTESLRRRVIDALVDLKANFDIMECDPDLADTAAFCEAYDIAPDHSANAIVLASKRPPDVYAACLVLATDRLDVNGVARREMGVKKVSFAAPEVSAEVTSMVMGGVTPFGLPTDLPVLVDAAVLDPTWVVVGGGTRDMKVKVDPEVFARMPSVRVVEGLARPITP
- a CDS encoding ATP-dependent 6-phosphofructokinase, translating into MTQSIGILTAGGDSPGLNAAIRAIGKSAIHQYGWNVIGFRDGFRGLMQNRIVRLDKDTLSGILTSGGTILGCGRDKPHRMRVGDKVMDMTDAMLDSFNHHGLDALVCIGGGGTHKNALRLSEKGMPIVTLPKTIDNDLYGTDDSLGFDTALGIATEAVDRLHSTAHSHHRIIVVEIMGHNAGWLTLGAGLSGGADVIVIPEIPYSVDAIADAISMRRSAGSTFSVVAVAEGAISKRLTEMIAAVPESPARDEAVKQLLDERKTTVEIARELEDLTGLESRVTILGHVQRGGAPSPMDRVVATKLGVAATATIASGTTGVMVASRGEDVALVPLTEVAGKVHLVPQDHPWIRTARALGVCMGDSP
- a CDS encoding LemA family protein; its protein translation is MWGILLGLGIVVLLVILVISIYNRLVGQRNRVDNAWGQIEVQLQRRYDLIPNLVETVKGYASHERETFERVTKARAAAAAAESPADQAQAENFLTSALRQLFAVAEDYPELRASENFASLQADLTDTENKIAVARQIYNDTVLMYNNTVQQVPSNIVASMTGFKTRELYDAPDAADTAPEVAF